The following are encoded together in the Gordonia insulae genome:
- the secA2 gene encoding accessory Sec system translocase SecA2, whose translation MGKLTNSMWRLLGSQSSRNQSKSIALIKDADAHTSWAAEIDDDAFAAEAEKLDITARGSDDRARFLALVREAADRTLDLRPFDVQLQGALRLLEGDIVEMATGEGKTLSGAIAAIGYVLQGHRVHVISVNDYLATRDAEWMAPLFAAFGIAAKSVSENSDRDERKAAYAADITYGSVNEIGFDVLRDQLAQSADDLVAPKPDVAIIDEADSVLVDEALVPLVLAGSTEAVVPDQAIHDVVARMKNKHYEIDPEGRNVTLTDDGAAFVEEELGGINLYDEEHVGTTLVHVNVAMHAQYLLERDIHYIVRDGGVHLINASRGRVAQLQRWPDGVQAAVEIKEGLSQTDSGEVIDTMTVQALIGRYPKVCGMTGTALAAGEQFRQFYELAVSQIPPNTENVRVDEPDRVYDSKANKVEAVVAYVKEIHETGQPILIGTHDVAESEELAYFLDKADVASVVLNAKNDAEEAKIIAEAGARDAVTVSTQMAGRGTDIRLGGSGDDEEAREEVVGLGGLCVIGTGRHDTERLDNQLRGRAGRQGDPGRSVFFSSLEDPVVTKNLAFKRDPVSQADDGSMGAKGVDLIEQAQRIAEGVMLELHANTWRYNKLVNQQRDIVVKRRMEILTTDIALEELAEKEPERHAELTGAATTTADTADGDADTTSETDTDTDSVTDPDSVTDTADTPVPATEPVTEKVLAQAAREIMLFHLDRAWADHLAFVSDQRASIHLRSLGKESPLDEFHKMILKEFDALPAEAFDNARKTFREATITNDGVDLGTADLHRSTTTWTYMVHDNLFASGGAKTLQGIIGIFR comes from the coding sequence GTGGGAAAGCTGACGAACAGCATGTGGCGACTTCTGGGTTCCCAGTCGTCACGAAACCAGTCGAAGTCCATCGCGTTGATCAAGGACGCGGATGCGCACACCTCGTGGGCGGCCGAGATCGACGACGACGCGTTCGCCGCCGAGGCGGAGAAGCTCGACATCACCGCGCGCGGCTCCGACGATCGTGCCCGGTTCCTGGCGTTGGTCCGCGAGGCCGCCGACCGCACGCTCGACCTGCGACCGTTCGACGTCCAGCTGCAAGGCGCCCTGCGCCTCCTCGAGGGCGACATCGTCGAGATGGCCACCGGTGAGGGCAAGACCCTGTCCGGTGCCATCGCCGCGATCGGCTACGTCCTACAAGGGCATCGCGTGCACGTGATCTCCGTCAACGACTATCTGGCGACGCGTGACGCCGAATGGATGGCACCGCTGTTCGCGGCCTTCGGCATCGCCGCGAAGTCGGTCTCGGAGAACTCCGATCGAGACGAACGCAAGGCAGCCTATGCCGCGGACATCACCTACGGCTCGGTCAACGAGATCGGGTTCGACGTCCTGCGCGATCAGCTCGCCCAGTCCGCCGACGACCTGGTCGCACCCAAGCCCGACGTCGCGATCATCGACGAGGCGGACTCGGTGCTGGTCGACGAGGCGCTCGTGCCACTGGTGCTCGCCGGATCGACCGAGGCCGTGGTGCCCGACCAGGCGATCCACGATGTCGTCGCGCGGATGAAGAACAAGCACTACGAGATCGATCCCGAAGGACGCAACGTCACCCTGACCGACGACGGCGCGGCGTTCGTCGAAGAGGAACTCGGCGGGATCAATCTGTACGACGAAGAGCATGTCGGTACCACGCTCGTGCACGTCAACGTCGCCATGCACGCGCAGTATCTCCTCGAGCGCGACATCCACTACATCGTGCGTGACGGCGGGGTCCACCTGATCAACGCCTCGCGTGGCCGAGTCGCGCAGCTGCAACGGTGGCCGGACGGTGTCCAGGCCGCGGTGGAGATCAAAGAGGGCCTCAGCCAGACGGATTCGGGTGAGGTCATCGACACGATGACGGTGCAGGCGTTGATCGGTCGCTACCCCAAGGTGTGCGGCATGACGGGCACGGCGCTTGCCGCAGGCGAACAGTTCCGCCAGTTCTACGAGCTCGCCGTCTCGCAGATCCCGCCGAACACCGAGAACGTGCGCGTCGACGAGCCGGACCGGGTCTACGACAGCAAGGCGAACAAGGTGGAGGCCGTCGTCGCCTACGTCAAGGAGATCCACGAGACCGGGCAGCCGATCCTGATCGGTACGCACGATGTCGCGGAATCCGAGGAACTGGCCTACTTCCTCGACAAGGCCGACGTCGCGTCGGTGGTGCTGAACGCGAAGAACGACGCCGAAGAGGCCAAGATCATCGCCGAGGCGGGCGCTCGCGACGCGGTGACCGTGTCCACGCAGATGGCCGGCCGCGGCACCGACATCAGGCTCGGCGGATCCGGCGACGACGAGGAGGCCCGCGAGGAGGTCGTCGGACTCGGCGGACTCTGTGTGATCGGGACCGGCCGCCACGACACCGAGCGCCTGGACAACCAGCTGCGGGGACGGGCCGGCCGCCAGGGTGACCCGGGACGATCCGTCTTCTTCTCCAGCCTCGAGGATCCGGTCGTCACCAAGAATCTCGCGTTCAAGCGTGATCCGGTGTCTCAGGCCGACGACGGGTCGATGGGCGCCAAGGGCGTCGATCTGATCGAGCAGGCCCAGCGGATCGCCGAGGGCGTGATGCTCGAGCTGCATGCCAACACGTGGCGCTACAACAAGCTGGTGAATCAGCAGCGTGACATCGTGGTGAAGCGCCGGATGGAGATCCTCACCACCGACATCGCGCTGGAGGAGCTCGCCGAGAAGGAACCCGAGCGTCACGCCGAGTTGACCGGGGCGGCGACCACGACCGCCGACACCGCAGACGGGGATGCGGACACCACGAGCGAGACCGACACCGACACCGATTCCGTGACCGACCCCGATTCCGTGACCGACACCGCTGACACGCCCGTGCCGGCAACCGAACCGGTGACCGAGAAGGTGCTGGCGCAGGCGGCGCGCGAGATCATGTTGTTCCACCTCGACCGCGCGTGGGCCGACCATCTCGCATTCGTCTCGGACCAGCGCGCCAGCATCCACCTGCGTTCGCTGGGCAAGGAGAGCCCGCTCGACGAGTTCCACAAGATGATCCTGAAGGAGTTCGACGCACTGCCGGCCGAGGCGTTCGACAACGCGCGCAAGACCTTTCGGGAGGCGACCATCACCAACGACGGTGTCGACCTCGGCACAGCCGATCTGCACCGCTCGACGACGACGTGGACCTACATGGTGCACGACAACCTGTTCGCGTCGGGTGGCGCGAAGACCCTGCAGGGCATCATCGGCATCTTCCGGTGA
- a CDS encoding YgaP family membrane protein, which translates to MNRTVARLIRAVVAGFLIAIGVGLGAFNAWWVALAIGVPLIFTGMALIPRPSRISELDEFRRGSTSGAVPIEVEAITRSSLAAGELQPTMLTATLRPADDTAYRARWITSMSRGHFTSLVDRPFSTVPPEMLPPRADRDTPEFGDQPGRWALVYPATTLIAAVALLFGVSGSVWHIDASFPSVANNLGIGDESDPAAATADLTARIGDVLDEIAGLGPTASDNILSITLDEDDTSRAEVYDPATGQAISLWKYGGRGWEEPRRAETTKRRLDTFRAAEIAGTDVSTMGQTMQARLGTAGQGLVLTDMAVTRPVRGQPVLLVGGFGENGISDVEIQGRPDGTVAEFFDPGDFDTSFRLARSALDAANLSAARSNLRRFEIRGTKDNTPTMFAGQIQNSGGVLMEFTEPGRSGTLTVVPGAFPALSEYAGGSDGSFSFDAVSPDVFESVRTQAMARGSIEPFDRNAIDIQMTSIFQRDGRPVIQVELARESASAGTYSADGKFLKQGNF; encoded by the coding sequence ATGAATCGGACTGTCGCACGCCTGATCCGGGCTGTCGTGGCCGGCTTCCTGATCGCGATCGGGGTCGGACTCGGCGCGTTCAACGCGTGGTGGGTGGCCCTGGCGATCGGTGTCCCGTTGATCTTCACCGGTATGGCATTGATACCGCGACCGTCGCGGATCTCCGAACTCGACGAGTTCCGTCGCGGATCGACTTCCGGCGCGGTGCCGATCGAGGTCGAGGCGATCACCCGGAGCAGCCTCGCCGCCGGCGAGCTACAGCCCACCATGCTCACGGCGACGTTGCGTCCGGCCGACGACACCGCCTACCGCGCACGCTGGATCACCTCGATGAGCAGAGGCCATTTCACCAGTTTGGTGGATCGGCCGTTCAGCACCGTGCCACCCGAGATGCTCCCGCCCCGCGCCGATCGGGACACGCCCGAGTTCGGCGATCAACCCGGCCGCTGGGCCCTCGTCTACCCCGCCACCACCCTGATCGCGGCGGTCGCCTTGCTGTTCGGTGTCTCCGGGTCGGTCTGGCACATCGACGCCTCGTTCCCATCGGTCGCGAACAACCTGGGCATCGGCGACGAGTCGGACCCGGCCGCCGCCACCGCGGATCTCACCGCGCGCATCGGCGACGTCCTCGACGAGATCGCAGGACTCGGGCCGACCGCTTCGGACAACATCCTGTCCATCACCCTCGACGAGGACGACACCTCCCGCGCCGAGGTCTACGACCCGGCCACCGGGCAGGCGATCTCCCTGTGGAAGTACGGCGGCCGCGGGTGGGAGGAACCGCGGCGCGCCGAGACCACCAAGCGTCGGCTCGACACCTTCCGCGCCGCCGAGATCGCGGGCACCGACGTCTCCACGATGGGACAGACGATGCAGGCCCGTCTCGGCACGGCAGGTCAGGGCCTGGTCCTCACCGACATGGCCGTGACCCGACCGGTTCGCGGGCAGCCGGTGCTGCTGGTCGGCGGATTCGGGGAGAACGGGATCTCCGACGTCGAGATACAGGGTCGCCCCGACGGTACGGTCGCCGAGTTCTTCGATCCGGGCGACTTCGACACGTCCTTCCGGCTCGCTCGATCCGCCCTCGATGCCGCGAACCTGTCCGCCGCCCGGTCGAATCTGCGCCGGTTCGAGATCCGCGGCACCAAGGACAACACGCCGACGATGTTCGCCGGGCAGATCCAGAACAGCGGTGGCGTCCTGATGGAGTTCACCGAGCCGGGCCGATCGGGCACGCTCACCGTCGTCCCCGGCGCCTTCCCTGCCCTGTCCGAGTACGCCGGCGGTTCCGACGGCTCCTTCTCGTTCGACGCCGTCTCCCCCGACGTCTTCGAGTCGGTGCGGACCCAGGCGATGGCACGGGGCAGCATCGAGCCGTTCGACCGCAACGCCATCGACATCCAGATGACGTCGATCTTCCAGCGTGACGGCCGACCCGTCATCCAGGTCGAGCTCGCCCGCGAATCAGCCTCCGCCGGAACCTATTCCGCCGACGGAAAGTTCCTCAAGCAGGGAAACTTCTGA
- a CDS encoding META domain-containing protein gives MSFTGGEATTNRIDHPIPAHRVGRRIGTASRRDRTRLTVTVVGLLALIAAILGATPATAVPAPRPPAPIRPLPVPPPGDPLTPLTGKTYASVAVVGGAIPGGGPMTISFASDHRVGLGAGCNRHLGTVTVAGDQLRVRAPISTMMACPPPRSGADSWLTTFTSVPLTWRAVGPVLTLSSPRQTVVLVERPARPR, from the coding sequence ATGTCCTTCACCGGCGGAGAAGCGACCACGAACCGGATCGATCATCCCATCCCGGCGCACCGGGTGGGACGCCGAATCGGCACTGCGTCGAGGCGGGACCGGACTCGACTGACGGTGACCGTCGTCGGCCTGCTCGCCCTCATCGCCGCCATCCTCGGCGCGACCCCCGCGACGGCGGTGCCGGCGCCGCGACCGCCGGCACCCATCCGGCCTCTGCCGGTGCCACCGCCCGGTGATCCGCTCACCCCGTTGACCGGTAAGACCTATGCGTCGGTGGCCGTCGTCGGCGGCGCCATCCCGGGTGGCGGCCCGATGACGATCAGTTTCGCGTCGGACCACCGTGTCGGCCTCGGCGCCGGGTGCAACCGCCACCTGGGGACGGTCACCGTCGCCGGAGACCAGCTGAGGGTGCGCGCCCCGATCTCGACGATGATGGCCTGCCCCCCACCGCGTTCCGGCGCGGACAGCTGGCTGACGACGTTCACCTCGGTGCCGTTGACGTGGCGCGCGGTCGGTCCGGTGCTGACGTTGTCGAGTCCTCGACAGACCGTGGTCCTCGTCGAACGTCCGGCACGACCCCGCTGA
- a CDS encoding malate dehydrogenase, with the protein MPSTPPAVVTVTGAAGHIGYAALFRIAAGAMLGHDQPVRLRLLELPGAVSAAVGTAMELDDGAFEQLTSVDIFDDARAAFDGTDYALLVGAKPRSKGMERADLLQANAAIFAEQGAVLNDVAGEDLRVIVVGNPANTNAAIAAAHAPDIPAERFTALTRLDHNRAIAQLSHRAGCPAREITRVSVWGNHSASQYPDIFHARVAGRSGAEFAEDRAWLVDDFIPTVARRGTAIIETRGASSAASAASATIDHVHDWVLGTPDGDWTSAALPSPGVYGVPEGLVCSFPVRSVGERWEIVEGLDINEFSRTRIDASVAELADEIAAVGDLLPA; encoded by the coding sequence ATGCCCTCGACCCCTCCCGCCGTGGTGACCGTCACCGGCGCCGCCGGCCACATCGGCTATGCGGCGCTGTTCCGGATCGCCGCGGGTGCCATGCTCGGACACGATCAGCCGGTCCGGCTGCGTCTGCTCGAGTTGCCGGGCGCGGTGTCGGCGGCCGTCGGTACCGCGATGGAACTCGACGACGGCGCCTTCGAGCAGCTCACCTCGGTGGATATCTTCGACGACGCCCGCGCCGCCTTCGACGGCACCGACTACGCCTTGCTCGTCGGCGCGAAGCCGCGGAGCAAGGGCATGGAACGCGCCGACCTGCTGCAGGCGAACGCGGCCATCTTCGCCGAGCAGGGTGCGGTGCTCAACGACGTTGCCGGTGAAGATCTCCGGGTCATCGTCGTCGGTAACCCGGCGAACACCAATGCCGCGATCGCCGCCGCCCACGCCCCCGACATACCGGCCGAGCGGTTCACCGCGCTCACCCGCCTCGACCACAACCGCGCGATCGCACAGCTCTCCCACCGCGCCGGGTGCCCGGCCCGGGAGATCACCCGCGTCTCGGTGTGGGGCAACCATTCCGCGTCGCAGTATCCGGACATCTTCCATGCCCGCGTGGCCGGCCGTAGTGGCGCCGAGTTCGCCGAGGACCGCGCCTGGCTTGTCGACGACTTCATCCCGACGGTGGCCCGGCGTGGTACCGCGATCATCGAGACCCGCGGCGCGTCCTCCGCGGCGTCGGCTGCCAGCGCCACCATCGACCACGTCCACGACTGGGTGCTGGGCACCCCGGACGGCGACTGGACCTCGGCGGCGTTGCCGTCGCCCGGCGTCTACGGGGTTCCCGAGGGTCTGGTGTGCTCGTTCCCGGTCCGATCGGTCGGCGAGCGATGGGAGATCGTCGAGGGGCTCGACATCAACGAGTTCTCGCGGACCCGGATCGACGCATCGGTGGCCGAGCTCGCCGACGAGATCGCTGCGGTCGGCGACCTGCTCCCCGCCTGA
- the ppk2 gene encoding polyphosphate kinase 2 produces MAKKSKNGDSPKKVANKVYEAELFRLQTELVKLQEWVRATGARVVVIFEGRDAAGKGGTIKRITEYLSPRVSRVAALPAPTDRERGQWYYQRYVAQLPAPGEIVLFDRSWYNRAGVEKVMGFCTPEEHTRFLRQTPIFEQMLIDDGILLRKYWFSVSDEEQLKRFRSRMDDPVRQWKLSPMDLEAVYRWEDYSRAKDEMMVHTDTALSPWFVVESDIKKHARLNMISHLLSTIDYEDVPRNKVDLPKKPIDSGNYRRPPRSLAKYVPDHVAALMGGDH; encoded by the coding sequence ATGGCGAAGAAGTCGAAGAACGGCGACAGTCCGAAGAAGGTCGCGAACAAGGTCTACGAGGCCGAACTGTTCCGCCTCCAGACCGAGCTGGTGAAGCTGCAGGAGTGGGTTCGCGCGACGGGCGCCCGCGTCGTGGTGATCTTCGAAGGCCGGGACGCCGCAGGCAAGGGCGGCACCATCAAACGCATCACCGAGTACCTGAGCCCACGCGTCTCCCGCGTCGCCGCGCTGCCCGCCCCGACCGATCGCGAACGGGGCCAGTGGTACTACCAGCGCTACGTCGCCCAGCTGCCCGCGCCCGGCGAGATCGTGCTGTTCGACCGCTCCTGGTACAACCGTGCGGGCGTCGAGAAGGTGATGGGGTTCTGCACCCCCGAGGAGCACACCCGATTCCTGCGTCAGACACCCATCTTCGAGCAGATGCTGATCGACGACGGAATCCTGTTGCGCAAGTACTGGTTCTCGGTGTCCGACGAGGAACAGCTCAAACGGTTCCGCTCCCGGATGGACGATCCGGTCCGGCAGTGGAAACTGAGCCCGATGGACCTCGAGGCCGTCTACCGATGGGAGGACTACTCCCGAGCCAAGGACGAGATGATGGTGCACACCGACACCGCACTCAGCCCGTGGTTCGTCGTCGAGTCCGACATCAAGAAGCACGCGCGGCTGAACATGATCTCGCATCTGCTGTCGACCATCGACTACGAGGATGTGCCGCGGAACAAGGTCGACCTGCCGAAGAAGCCCATCGACTCGGGCAACTACCGGCGGCCACCGAGGTCGCTCGCCAAGTACGTGCCCGACCATGTGGCCGCCCTCATGGGCGGCGATCACTGA
- a CDS encoding polysaccharide pyruvyl transferase family protein — MHVPGIANLRGGIVDRIRERRHPEEIIYLIAPSGHPNYGDELIARAWLHHLARARPRAMVVLDCHSPGQAGLLLRGIHPGAVFVDTLWQLTQYAADTERTDGPDARTPWTWVAEAATRFGPAPRLAEGVDVFRRASSVHLLGGGYLNRVWPQHVSLVAAAAELARTTGVPAYATGQGLIPLFDGPARAVLTESAEAFTIFDVRDAASAEALSGTAARRHTGDDAWLAVDDPASTRRDPGGPARHGVTLCLQADLTEDFAAFGMTGLDALTRFVGATLDAWQVGGDAVTVLEGIPGGDLEIPSRLGNRLAGAATIPFLDVWRSGLPVGRGDTWISTRFHPHLVAAAAGESGVAVIGRPDYYATKHESLAAAGSRWTIVDDPDIIPDRPDAGGFSEEHRARAVASKRALAHRLYPRRRW, encoded by the coding sequence ATGCATGTGCCCGGGATCGCGAACCTGCGCGGTGGCATCGTCGACCGGATCCGGGAGCGACGTCACCCCGAGGAGATCATCTATCTGATCGCGCCCTCCGGTCATCCGAACTACGGCGACGAACTGATCGCGCGCGCATGGCTGCATCATCTGGCCCGGGCGCGGCCGCGGGCGATGGTGGTCCTCGACTGCCACAGTCCGGGTCAGGCAGGTCTGCTGCTGCGCGGCATCCACCCCGGCGCGGTCTTCGTCGACACGCTGTGGCAGCTGACCCAGTACGCCGCCGACACCGAACGCACCGACGGACCCGACGCGCGGACGCCATGGACCTGGGTGGCCGAGGCGGCGACCCGCTTCGGCCCCGCACCCCGCCTCGCCGAAGGCGTCGACGTCTTCCGGCGCGCCTCCTCGGTTCACCTGCTCGGCGGTGGATACCTCAATCGGGTATGGCCACAGCATGTCTCGCTCGTGGCCGCGGCCGCGGAACTCGCCCGCACCACCGGCGTCCCCGCGTATGCCACCGGGCAGGGCCTGATCCCCCTGTTCGACGGGCCCGCGCGCGCGGTCCTCACCGAGTCCGCCGAGGCGTTCACCATCTTCGACGTGCGCGATGCCGCGTCGGCGGAGGCGTTGTCCGGCACGGCCGCACGACGTCACACCGGTGACGACGCGTGGTTGGCCGTGGACGATCCGGCGAGCACCCGACGCGATCCGGGCGGACCGGCGCGGCACGGGGTGACATTGTGTCTGCAGGCCGATCTGACCGAGGATTTCGCCGCGTTCGGGATGACCGGCCTCGACGCGCTCACCCGCTTCGTCGGCGCCACGCTCGACGCGTGGCAGGTCGGCGGCGACGCCGTCACGGTTCTCGAGGGAATCCCGGGCGGCGATCTGGAGATCCCGAGCCGCCTCGGCAATCGCCTGGCCGGCGCCGCGACGATCCCGTTCCTCGATGTCTGGCGGTCCGGACTCCCGGTCGGGCGCGGCGACACATGGATCAGCACACGCTTCCATCCCCATCTCGTCGCGGCCGCCGCGGGCGAATCCGGCGTCGCGGTCATCGGCCGGCCGGACTACTACGCGACCAAACACGAGTCGCTGGCCGCGGCCGGGTCACGATGGACGATCGTCGACGATCCCGACATCATCCCCGACCGGCCCGATGCGGGCGGATTCTCCGAGGAACACCGCGCTCGCGCGGTCGCATCGAAAAGGGCGCTGGCCCACCGTCTCTATCCGCGCCGTCGGTGGTGA
- a CDS encoding DUF503 domain-containing protein has product MWIGFAELDYLLGDVHSLKQKRSIVRPMVAEIRRRFAVSVAEVDHLDAHRRTVIGVSLVAADRSHVIEVLDAVERFAAGRPEIELLSVRRRAIVSTDV; this is encoded by the coding sequence ATGTGGATCGGATTCGCGGAACTCGACTACCTCCTCGGTGACGTGCACTCGCTCAAGCAGAAGCGATCGATCGTGCGACCGATGGTCGCGGAGATCCGACGACGGTTCGCTGTCTCGGTTGCCGAGGTCGACCATCTCGACGCCCATCGTCGGACGGTGATCGGCGTGTCACTCGTCGCAGCCGATCGGTCCCACGTGATCGAGGTGCTCGATGCCGTCGAACGGTTCGCCGCGGGACGACCTGAGATCGAACTCCTCTCGGTACGGCGGCGGGCGATCGTGTCCACCGACGTCTAG
- a CDS encoding 3-phosphoshikimate 1-carboxyvinyltransferase codes for MSGGRGWRAPTAAAPVRARVSVPTAPATDAPDVAVAAAFAAAGLITGGTVLIRNWPDRSSAAETVAGAFADMGGYVVSSAAGLTVTGRSTSGAVGAVDLGVCDDAIAQILIAVAALADGPSRIVVDDAASGAVVADNLRRLGGRVDTDESGCLTVYPGELTAGKWESAGRADVALAGAVLGLVVDGLEVTDWQMVDSRYRGFTGEWTRMLAADEYLVPGSDRLPHEYLER; via the coding sequence GTGAGCGGCGGACGAGGGTGGCGTGCGCCGACGGCAGCGGCACCGGTGCGTGCCCGGGTGAGCGTTCCGACCGCTCCCGCGACGGACGCGCCCGATGTGGCGGTGGCGGCCGCGTTCGCCGCGGCGGGCCTCATCACCGGCGGCACGGTACTCATTCGCAACTGGCCTGACAGGTCGTCGGCCGCTGAGACGGTGGCTGGTGCGTTCGCCGACATGGGTGGGTACGTGGTGTCGTCGGCGGCCGGGCTGACCGTCACCGGACGATCGACGAGCGGTGCTGTGGGTGCCGTTGACCTGGGTGTATGCGACGACGCGATCGCGCAGATACTGATCGCGGTCGCCGCACTCGCCGACGGGCCGAGCCGCATCGTCGTCGATGACGCGGCGTCGGGGGCGGTCGTCGCCGACAATCTGCGACGTCTGGGCGGCCGGGTCGACACTGACGAATCCGGCTGCCTGACCGTCTATCCCGGCGAGCTGACCGCCGGAAAGTGGGAATCGGCCGGTCGTGCAGACGTCGCCCTCGCGGGGGCGGTGCTGGGCCTCGTCGTCGACGGCCTGGAGGTGACCGATTGGCAAATGGTCGACAGCAGGTATCGCGGATTCACCGGTGAGTGGACCCGCATGCTGGCCGCCGACGAATACCTGGTTCCCGGCAGTGACCGGCTGCCACACGAGTATCTGGAGCGCTGA
- a CDS encoding Lrp/AsnC family transcriptional regulator gives MDLQILDELRADGRITANDLADRVGISRAAAARRLSQMLDEDIVRVVGIVHPLTLGIRSLAHISLTVDQPVRRVADALAAMPEVPFVSLASGSFPLIAEVRARSDAELAAVLDRVRSVDGVRETETLYYTNLTVDVLRPTQAADVGIDRVDAKILSHLQFDGRLPFTALAERVGVSTGTARTRVLRMIDNGVVRIGAITRTGRRDGRVDVGVGLSLRGPVAAGGDLLAGMPEVRFLAETLGRYDLLATIDADSLAEVVSVLDRLRALRSVLRIDSWVHLDTVKESYHYPMEVRP, from the coding sequence GTGGACCTGCAGATCCTGGACGAGTTGCGCGCCGACGGGCGGATCACGGCCAACGATCTGGCCGACCGGGTCGGCATCTCCAGAGCTGCCGCGGCGCGGCGGCTGAGCCAGATGCTCGACGAGGACATCGTGCGGGTCGTCGGTATCGTGCATCCGCTGACACTGGGGATTCGCTCGCTGGCGCACATCTCGCTGACCGTCGACCAGCCGGTGCGTCGCGTGGCCGACGCCCTGGCCGCGATGCCCGAGGTGCCGTTCGTGTCGCTGGCATCGGGGAGCTTTCCGCTGATCGCGGAGGTCCGCGCGCGCAGCGATGCCGAACTCGCCGCGGTGCTCGACCGGGTGCGGTCGGTCGATGGGGTGCGTGAGACCGAGACGCTCTATTACACCAACCTGACCGTCGACGTGTTGCGGCCCACTCAGGCCGCCGATGTGGGGATTGATCGGGTCGACGCGAAGATACTGTCGCACTTGCAATTCGATGGTCGTCTGCCGTTCACCGCCTTGGCCGAGCGGGTGGGGGTGTCCACCGGCACCGCCCGGACCCGCGTCCTGCGGATGATCGACAACGGTGTGGTTCGCATCGGTGCCATCACGCGGACCGGGCGGCGCGATGGGCGAGTGGACGTGGGGGTGGGACTCTCGCTGCGCGGCCCCGTCGCGGCCGGCGGTGACTTGCTCGCCGGAATGCCCGAGGTGCGCTTCCTGGCCGAGACGCTCGGCCGGTATGACCTGCTGGCCACGATCGACGCGGATTCGTTGGCGGAGGTGGTCAGTGTGCTGGATCGACTCCGGGCGCTGCGGTCGGTGCTGCGGATCGACAGTTGGGTGCATCTGGACACCGTGAAAGAGAGCTATCACTACCCGATGGAGGTGCGTCCGTGA